A genomic segment from Pseudomonas mendocina encodes:
- a CDS encoding SelT/SelW/SelH family protein, with protein sequence MSDQKPEIVITYCTQCQWLLRAAWLAQELLSTFADELGRVSLEPGNGGVFRILCDGRQIWERKADGGFPEAKVLKQRVRDQIDPGRDLGHNDR encoded by the coding sequence ATGTCCGATCAGAAGCCTGAAATCGTCATCACCTATTGCACCCAATGCCAATGGTTGCTGCGCGCCGCCTGGCTGGCTCAGGAGCTGCTCAGTACCTTTGCCGATGAGCTGGGGCGGGTCAGCCTGGAGCCCGGTAATGGCGGGGTGTTTCGTATCCTCTGTGATGGCCGGCAGATCTGGGAGCGCAAGGCCGATGGTGGCTTCCCCGAGGCCAAGGTGCTGAAGCAGAGAGTGCGTGACCAGATCGACCCGGGGCGCGATCTGGGCCATAACGACCGTTAG
- a CDS encoding DMT family transporter: protein MSERNALLAIHLGALLFGLSGIFGKLAATTPNMIAGGRAFFAVIALALAALLWRSRNAVRPSLRQMALLALGGLLLGTHWVTFFEAVKVSGVAIATLGFASFPAFTILLEGLLFRERTRPGEFAMVGVVCVGLILVTPEFSLDSGATVGLLWAVLSGFLFALLSLLNRASTRGLDPVKAALYQNITVLLCFLPLAWPSLPSVRPVDWLWLAMLGIFCTGLAHSLFVASLRVLKARTTAVIFALEPVYGILFAWWLFSEQPTLRMLAGGLLIVSAIFVSARMAR, encoded by the coding sequence ATGAGCGAGCGCAACGCCCTACTGGCGATTCACCTGGGTGCACTGCTGTTCGGCCTGTCAGGCATCTTCGGCAAACTGGCCGCTACCACACCGAACATGATCGCAGGTGGCCGTGCCTTCTTCGCCGTCATCGCCCTGGCTCTGGCCGCCTTGCTCTGGCGCAGCCGCAACGCGGTTCGCCCGAGTCTGCGGCAGATGGCCCTGCTGGCACTCGGCGGCCTGCTGCTGGGCACCCACTGGGTCACCTTCTTCGAAGCGGTGAAAGTCTCCGGTGTGGCCATCGCTACCCTGGGTTTCGCCAGCTTCCCGGCCTTCACCATACTGCTGGAGGGGTTGCTGTTTCGCGAGCGCACCCGCCCCGGCGAGTTCGCCATGGTCGGCGTGGTGTGCGTGGGGCTGATACTGGTCACACCGGAGTTCAGCCTGGACAGCGGCGCCACCGTCGGCCTGCTGTGGGCGGTGTTGTCGGGTTTTCTGTTCGCCTTGCTGTCACTGCTCAATCGAGCCAGTACGCGCGGCCTCGACCCGGTAAAGGCCGCGCTGTATCAGAACATCACCGTGCTGCTGTGCTTCCTGCCGTTGGCCTGGCCGTCACTGCCCAGCGTGCGCCCGGTGGACTGGCTGTGGCTGGCCATGCTCGGCATCTTTTGCACGGGCCTGGCGCACAGCCTGTTCGTCGCCAGCCTGCGCGTGCTCAAGGCACGCACCACGGCGGTCATCTTCGCCCTGGAGCCGGTCTACGGGATTCTGTTCGCCTGGTGGCTGTTCAGCGAGCAGCCGACGCTGCGCATGCTGGCCGGCGGTTTGCTGATCGTCAGCGCGATCTTCGTTTCAGCGCGAATGGCACGCTGA